A single genomic interval of Terriglobus albidus harbors:
- the ftsY gene encoding signal recognition particle-docking protein FtsY, which produces MAIQTLFGSLKDDEPRKPEQEEEALETSRGFFGRMKQAVTRTRENLSAQLDQALSFTRTVDESDLEDLEAILLTADIGLSTTTEIIGRLRERAKREGIESGSALKNLLKQEIKSILDDVQRVVRPPSTPPEVILMVGVNGTGKTTTSGKLAAFFQSQNRSTLLCAADTFRAAAIEQLEVWSQRSGVPVIKTRQGGDPSAALFDALDAAKKRETQVVLVDTAGRLHTKAGLMAELDKMRRIAQKFVAGAPHQVFLVIDATTGQNGLQQARLFTESAGVTGIVLTKLDGTAKGGIVVAIAHELKLPVVFCGIGEKMDDLLQFDSAAFVEGLFN; this is translated from the coding sequence ATGGCTATTCAGACACTCTTCGGTTCGTTGAAGGACGACGAACCCCGTAAACCGGAACAGGAAGAGGAAGCACTCGAAACATCGCGCGGCTTTTTCGGCCGCATGAAGCAGGCGGTCACCCGCACGCGCGAGAACCTGAGCGCGCAGCTTGACCAGGCCCTCTCGTTTACCCGGACGGTTGATGAGAGCGACCTTGAAGATCTGGAAGCTATTCTGCTGACGGCAGACATCGGTCTTTCCACCACAACCGAGATCATCGGCCGTCTTCGCGAGCGTGCGAAGCGCGAGGGCATCGAATCCGGCTCGGCGCTGAAAAATCTGCTCAAGCAGGAGATCAAATCCATCCTCGATGACGTCCAGCGCGTCGTGCGGCCACCATCAACGCCGCCAGAGGTCATTCTGATGGTCGGCGTGAACGGCACCGGGAAGACGACCACCTCCGGCAAACTCGCGGCCTTCTTCCAGTCGCAGAACCGCTCCACGCTGCTGTGCGCCGCCGACACCTTCCGCGCCGCCGCCATCGAGCAGCTCGAGGTCTGGTCACAGCGCTCGGGTGTACCGGTCATCAAAACACGCCAGGGCGGCGATCCTTCCGCAGCTCTCTTTGACGCTCTCGATGCTGCAAAGAAGCGTGAGACGCAGGTAGTACTGGTCGATACCGCTGGACGCCTGCACACCAAAGCGGGCCTGATGGCGGAGCTCGACAAGATGCGCCGCATCGCCCAGAAGTTTGTTGCGGGCGCTCCGCACCAGGTGTTTCTGGTCATCGATGCCACCACCGGGCAGAACGGCCTGCAGCAGGCACGCCTGTTCACGGAGAGCGCCGGTGTCACCGGCATTGTGCTCACCAAGCTGGACGGTACCGCCAAAGGCGGAATCGTCGTTGCCATCGCACACGAGTTGAAGTTGCCTGTCGTCTTCTGCGGTATCGGCGAGAAGATGGATGATCTGCTTCAGTTCGACTCCGCCGCGTTTGTCGAAGGCCTTTTCAACTAG
- the ribD gene encoding bifunctional diaminohydroxyphosphoribosylaminopyrimidine deaminase/5-amino-6-(5-phosphoribosylamino)uracil reductase RibD translates to MELTDDIRYMQQALALAREGVGLASPNPTVGCVLVKDDRVVGRGFHMYEHRDHAEIVALKEAGGEAEGATAYVTLEPCSHHGRTGPCADALIHARVGRVAAATVDPNPQVAGQGLARLAQAGIQVTAGVLQEEARALNNAFAKWIVTGSPYVVLKAALSVDGYLAPPPQRRHTQEPHWLTGAAARAHVQQMRHASDAILIGIGTALADSPLLTDRTNLPRRRKLLRVILDTHLRLPLSSKLVASAADDLLVLCHESASTASEDALLELGVQVERIQSPHQHIDLINALRALAERQITSVLLEGGSRLNAAFLAGDLVDEVDLFYADAELGHGAVPFAEGGPSPYLLEQRLSRLSKAEFGSDTLVTGYLRDPWGR, encoded by the coding sequence ATGGAACTGACAGACGACATTCGTTACATGCAGCAAGCCCTCGCATTGGCACGCGAAGGCGTAGGCCTGGCCTCCCCAAACCCCACTGTCGGATGCGTGCTTGTGAAAGACGACCGGGTCGTCGGACGCGGCTTCCATATGTACGAACACCGCGATCATGCCGAGATCGTCGCGCTGAAAGAAGCCGGAGGCGAGGCTGAAGGTGCAACCGCATATGTCACGCTGGAGCCCTGCAGCCATCATGGCCGTACCGGCCCGTGTGCGGACGCACTCATTCATGCCCGCGTTGGCCGTGTCGCGGCAGCTACGGTGGACCCCAACCCGCAGGTCGCCGGTCAGGGACTGGCCCGGCTGGCACAGGCCGGCATTCAGGTCACAGCAGGCGTGCTGCAGGAAGAAGCCCGTGCCTTGAACAATGCCTTCGCAAAGTGGATCGTTACCGGATCACCCTACGTTGTCCTCAAGGCTGCTCTCTCCGTCGACGGATATCTGGCGCCTCCACCCCAACGCCGTCATACGCAGGAGCCCCACTGGCTGACGGGCGCCGCCGCGCGAGCCCATGTACAGCAGATGCGGCACGCCTCCGACGCCATCCTGATCGGGATCGGCACCGCCCTGGCAGACAGCCCTCTACTCACCGACCGCACCAATCTACCCCGCAGGCGCAAACTACTTCGGGTGATTCTAGATACGCATCTACGGCTTCCCCTCTCCAGCAAGCTTGTCGCCTCGGCTGCTGATGACCTGCTGGTCCTGTGTCATGAATCGGCTTCCACGGCATCTGAAGATGCACTGCTCGAACTAGGCGTTCAGGTGGAGCGCATACAGTCGCCACATCAGCACATCGATCTGATAAACGCCTTGCGCGCTCTTGCCGAACGGCAGATCACCTCAGTACTTCTCGAGGGCGGCAGCCGGCTGAATGCAGCTTTCCTCGCCGGCGATCTCGTCGATGAGGTTGATCTCTTCTATGCCGACGCTGAGCTTGGCCACGGAGCCGTTCCGTTTGCCGAAGGAGGACCGTCACCTTACCTGCTCGAACAGCGGTTGAGCCGTCTCTCGAAGGCAGAGTTCGGCTCCGATACTTTGGTCACTGGATATCTTCGGGATCCCTGGGGCAGATAG
- a CDS encoding NAD(P)H-dependent glycerol-3-phosphate dehydrogenase, producing the protein MSRIAVLGAGAWGTALMLSLARRGGHELTLWAHSEQDATEMLALRENRRFLPGFALPEDLKITTLLAEAIPASEIVLCVVPSEHLRATFVDAASLLTPDHAVISATKGIEQGTYLRMSQVIEELTPAKVAVLSGPSFAQEVAQGMPTVVTIASKNRTLAQRLQSDFSSSTFRTYANDDVVGVELGGALKNVIALAAGVVAGLELGHNVAAALMTRGIAEITRLAVACGGRPETLAGLSGVGDLVLTCTGSLSRNRTVGIELGKGRKLPEIIASLNGKVAEGVLSTSAALGLARKHGVEMPITEQMEAVLHEGKAPMEAIRELMTRSLRAE; encoded by the coding sequence ATGAGCCGAATCGCTGTATTGGGAGCAGGAGCATGGGGTACCGCACTCATGTTGTCACTGGCACGCCGTGGCGGACATGAGCTGACACTATGGGCACACTCCGAACAGGACGCCACGGAGATGCTCGCCCTCAGGGAAAACCGCAGATTCCTACCCGGCTTTGCGCTGCCGGAAGACCTGAAAATCACCACTTTGCTGGCAGAGGCAATTCCGGCTTCCGAGATCGTATTGTGCGTTGTTCCTTCAGAGCATCTGCGCGCCACGTTTGTCGATGCCGCCTCGCTCCTTACGCCAGACCATGCCGTCATCTCGGCGACCAAAGGCATTGAACAGGGTACGTATCTGCGGATGAGCCAGGTGATTGAAGAGCTGACGCCGGCTAAGGTCGCAGTGCTCTCCGGCCCGTCCTTCGCACAGGAGGTTGCCCAGGGGATGCCGACCGTGGTCACTATCGCATCGAAGAACCGCACCCTGGCGCAGCGGCTGCAGTCGGACTTTTCTTCTTCGACCTTCCGCACCTATGCCAATGACGATGTCGTCGGTGTCGAGCTCGGCGGAGCGTTGAAGAATGTCATCGCTCTCGCCGCCGGAGTCGTTGCCGGTCTTGAACTCGGACACAACGTTGCCGCCGCCCTGATGACTCGTGGCATCGCCGAGATTACCCGCCTCGCCGTCGCCTGCGGTGGACGTCCTGAGACGCTGGCCGGACTTTCGGGCGTAGGCGACCTGGTGCTGACCTGCACCGGCTCCCTCTCGCGTAACCGCACCGTCGGCATCGAGTTAGGCAAGGGCCGCAAGCTGCCGGAGATCATCGCCTCGCTCAACGGCAAGGTCGCCGAGGGCGTGCTGTCCACGTCCGCAGCCCTGGGTCTCGCGCGCAAGCACGGTGTGGAGATGCCGATCACCGAGCAGATGGAGGCAGTTCTTCATGAGGGTAAAGCGCCCATGGAGGCGATCCGCGAGCTCATGACCCGCTCTCTGCGGGCTGAGTAA
- a CDS encoding riboflavin synthase: MFTGLIETLGTIQSVTPTEGATRITLQAPVSLTSRLKEGDSVAVSGVCLTALDIAEGIFSADLATETIARTSLSRLAPGHIVNLELPTPAGTPLGGHIVQGHVDATGTLLELTPLHPATPEHSDWQLRIRVPVALTRFIVEKGSITIEGISLTVAGLEVDVVTVAIIPHTYGATNLHALKAGAEVNLETDVLARYAEQMRLQSLAATGTLTEAGLIARGY, from the coding sequence ATGTTCACAGGCCTGATTGAGACATTGGGGACCATCCAATCCGTTACCCCCACCGAAGGCGCTACCCGCATCACTCTGCAGGCTCCGGTCTCACTGACCTCGCGCTTGAAGGAAGGTGACAGCGTCGCCGTATCCGGCGTATGTCTTACGGCCCTCGATATCGCCGAAGGCATCTTTTCCGCTGACCTGGCAACTGAGACCATCGCGCGTACCTCGTTGTCGCGTCTTGCACCAGGCCACATCGTGAATCTTGAGTTGCCGACACCGGCTGGAACTCCGCTTGGCGGACACATCGTGCAGGGCCACGTGGACGCTACAGGCACGCTGCTGGAACTTACACCGCTTCACCCCGCCACACCGGAGCACTCCGATTGGCAGCTGCGAATCCGTGTACCGGTTGCCCTGACACGCTTCATTGTGGAGAAGGGTTCCATCACCATCGAAGGCATCTCTCTTACCGTCGCAGGCCTTGAGGTGGATGTCGTCACCGTCGCGATCATTCCCCACACCTACGGAGCGACCAATCTGCATGCTCTCAAGGCAGGCGCCGAGGTCAATCTCGAAACCGACGTTCTGGCTCGTTATGCCGAGCAGATGCGATTGCAGTCCCTGGCTGCGACCGGAACGCTGACCGAAGCCGGGCTCATTGCCCGGGGCTATTAG
- the plsY gene encoding glycerol-3-phosphate 1-O-acyltransferase PlsY translates to MNPWLLTLVLAYLLGSIPFGYILVRLFLKQDIRKTGSGNTGATNVARSGKKGLAIATLLLDLLKGVAAVVIARHIAAAHGMNTEDMAAAAAAMAILGHIFPVWLSFRGGKGVATGLGVFLAISPLTTLCCLAVFIVVFMIWKYVSLASIVAAAVFPVFAFLFSHGNVSPIVAASFVVIPAVIIFKHHSNIQRLLKGTENRFGKKKEA, encoded by the coding sequence ATGAACCCCTGGCTTCTCACTCTCGTGCTTGCCTACCTGTTGGGATCGATTCCCTTCGGCTACATCCTCGTTCGTCTCTTTCTCAAGCAGGACATCCGCAAAACAGGCAGCGGCAATACCGGCGCCACGAATGTAGCGCGCTCCGGTAAAAAGGGCTTGGCGATTGCCACCCTGCTGCTGGATCTGCTGAAGGGAGTCGCCGCCGTAGTCATCGCCCGTCATATCGCCGCAGCCCACGGCATGAACACAGAGGACATGGCGGCAGCCGCTGCGGCGATGGCGATTCTTGGCCATATCTTTCCCGTATGGCTCAGTTTCCGCGGCGGTAAGGGAGTGGCCACCGGCCTCGGCGTCTTTCTCGCGATCTCGCCGCTGACGACGCTGTGCTGCCTCGCTGTCTTCATCGTGGTCTTTATGATTTGGAAGTATGTCTCTCTGGCCAGCATTGTGGCGGCGGCAGTCTTTCCGGTCTTCGCCTTTCTGTTCTCGCATGGCAATGTAAGCCCGATTGTTGCGGCAAGCTTTGTTGTGATTCCCGCGGTCATCATCTTCAAGCACCACTCGAATATTCAGCGGCTGCTCAAGGGAACGGAAAACCGCTTCGGCAAAAAGAAGGAAGCGTAG
- a CDS encoding competence/damage-inducible protein A produces the protein MNAEIIAIGSEMLTPHRQDTNSLFLTDRLNSLGVTVDFKTIVGDNFTHLTSAVATALSRVDIVLLSGGLGPTEDDLTREAVASVLKLNLKRNNDLLAGLHTRFAKRGITMSDNNAKQADVIDGAVVLPNANGSAPGQFMDTVVGKHRKLVILLPGPPKEMKAMYDAEVRPRLHSILPPRFITKRMLRIALVPESTVDARVAPIYKGYSDVETTILAHNGEIQLHFQYAGVSLNQAQARVDEVASRCEQEMGDDVFSSHGESLEEVVQLLLGLKDVRVATAESCTGGWLAQRLTSLPNASRTFLGGVVAYSNDLKNSFTDVPESVIDAFGAVSGAVARAMAEGIRTRTGAEIGIGITGIAGPGGGTDEKPVGLVFVALADGQDTDVKKLSLSGDRERIRWWATQNALDMLRRKLM, from the coding sequence ATGAACGCAGAGATTATCGCGATCGGCTCAGAGATGCTGACGCCGCATCGCCAGGACACGAACTCGCTCTTTCTCACGGACCGCCTTAACTCGCTTGGAGTTACGGTCGATTTCAAAACCATTGTGGGCGATAACTTCACCCATCTCACGAGTGCTGTCGCGACAGCATTGTCGCGGGTCGACATCGTGCTGCTCTCGGGAGGTCTTGGGCCAACTGAGGACGACCTGACGCGCGAGGCCGTCGCCTCCGTGCTCAAGCTCAACCTGAAACGGAATAACGATCTCCTTGCCGGCCTTCATACCCGCTTTGCCAAACGCGGCATCACTATGTCCGACAACAACGCCAAGCAGGCCGACGTCATCGACGGGGCGGTGGTGTTGCCCAATGCCAATGGATCGGCTCCGGGACAGTTCATGGACACTGTAGTCGGCAAGCATCGCAAGCTCGTCATCCTTCTTCCTGGACCACCAAAGGAGATGAAGGCAATGTACGACGCTGAAGTGCGCCCGCGACTGCACTCCATTCTGCCGCCACGGTTCATCACCAAAAGAATGCTGCGGATCGCGCTGGTACCGGAATCGACTGTAGACGCAAGGGTCGCCCCGATCTACAAGGGCTACAGCGATGTGGAGACAACCATCCTGGCGCACAACGGCGAGATCCAGTTGCACTTTCAGTATGCCGGCGTATCCCTGAACCAGGCGCAGGCCCGCGTGGATGAAGTGGCCAGCCGCTGCGAACAGGAGATGGGAGACGATGTCTTCTCTTCGCACGGAGAATCGCTGGAAGAGGTAGTGCAGTTGCTGCTGGGCCTGAAAGACGTCCGCGTCGCCACCGCTGAGAGTTGCACCGGCGGCTGGCTGGCACAGCGTTTAACCTCACTGCCGAATGCATCGCGCACCTTTCTGGGAGGAGTGGTCGCCTATTCCAACGACCTGAAGAACAGCTTTACCGATGTCCCCGAATCTGTCATTGATGCCTTCGGCGCGGTCAGCGGGGCAGTTGCTCGCGCAATGGCGGAAGGCATCCGCACCAGGACCGGAGCGGAGATTGGTATCGGTATCACCGGCATCGCCGGCCCTGGCGGAGGCACAGATGAGAAGCCAGTCGGTCTGGTGTTCGTGGCGCTTGCCGATGGACAGGATACCGATGTGAAGAAGCTGAGCCTCAGTGGAGACCGCGAACGTATTCGCTGGTGGGCAACACAGAATGCTCTGGATATGCTGCGCAGGAAACTGATGTGA
- the rimO gene encoding 30S ribosomal protein S12 methylthiotransferase RimO, with protein MSTPVKSGDSASEAVLDRDAAKQKTRIGFVSLGCPKNLVDSEVMMGLLHHAGAELTPHAEQADVIVVNTCSFIDSAKQESVNAILEMAQHKTAGRAQKLIVAGCLVERYRDEIRKNIPEVDAVIGTGELEAVLAAAGMAPVKQEPSPFNIINATPSLESELIDRAPSAVKKHSRPEGDLREEQGRFSRDAWDGASPSLPEYLYSDETPRILTTPKASAYIKIAEGCDHPCTFCIIPQLRGKFRSRRMSSIITEAESLVKQGVREITLIGQDTTCYGEDLGLKDGLAQLLDALAQINVPGIGGIKWLRFLYAYPNKVTPLLLETIAKYDNISKYLDVPLQHASPTALKRMKRGGSGDIFLKMIERARATVPGIVLRTSFIVGFPGETDAEFEDLMDFIQKAQIDWLGVFSYSDEEGAKAFDLEEKVPSRTIESRRRKLMRLQQKLSTKAKKAWVGREVEVLVEGPNEETPLLWDARTMLHAPEIDGKVLINDFGPHETLVPGTFYRAEITESHDYDVVARIIE; from the coding sequence GTGTCTACCCCTGTAAAATCTGGCGATTCCGCGTCTGAAGCTGTGCTTGATCGCGACGCCGCAAAGCAAAAAACACGTATCGGATTTGTCTCTCTCGGCTGCCCGAAGAACCTGGTCGACTCTGAAGTCATGATGGGCCTGCTGCACCATGCAGGCGCTGAGCTGACACCGCATGCAGAACAAGCCGACGTCATCGTCGTGAACACCTGCAGCTTCATCGACTCTGCCAAGCAGGAATCCGTCAACGCCATCCTGGAGATGGCCCAGCACAAGACCGCGGGCCGTGCGCAGAAGCTCATCGTCGCCGGCTGCCTGGTCGAGCGCTATCGCGACGAGATCCGCAAGAACATCCCCGAGGTCGATGCCGTCATCGGTACCGGTGAGCTTGAAGCCGTACTCGCGGCCGCAGGCATGGCTCCAGTGAAGCAAGAGCCTTCACCATTCAACATCATCAATGCAACGCCATCGCTCGAGTCTGAGCTGATCGACCGTGCTCCCTCGGCAGTCAAAAAACATTCACGTCCTGAAGGCGACCTGCGCGAAGAGCAGGGCCGTTTCAGCCGCGATGCATGGGATGGCGCATCGCCTTCCCTGCCCGAGTATCTCTACTCCGACGAGACACCGCGCATTCTCACCACACCGAAAGCCTCGGCATACATCAAGATCGCCGAGGGCTGCGATCATCCCTGCACCTTCTGCATCATTCCGCAGCTTCGCGGCAAGTTCCGCTCACGCCGGATGTCGTCGATCATTACCGAAGCCGAGTCGCTGGTGAAACAGGGTGTGCGCGAGATTACGCTGATCGGCCAGGACACCACCTGCTACGGAGAAGACCTCGGCCTGAAGGACGGCCTGGCGCAACTGCTCGATGCCCTGGCGCAGATCAATGTTCCCGGTATCGGCGGCATCAAGTGGCTGCGGTTCCTCTACGCCTATCCCAACAAGGTCACGCCGCTCCTCCTCGAGACCATTGCAAAGTACGACAACATCTCCAAGTATCTCGATGTTCCGCTGCAGCATGCTTCGCCGACAGCCCTGAAGCGCATGAAACGCGGCGGCTCGGGCGACATCTTCCTGAAGATGATCGAGCGCGCCCGCGCGACCGTACCCGGCATCGTGCTGCGGACCAGCTTCATCGTCGGCTTCCCCGGAGAGACCGACGCCGAGTTCGAAGATCTGATGGACTTTATCCAGAAGGCGCAGATCGACTGGCTGGGCGTCTTCTCCTACTCGGATGAAGAGGGCGCCAAGGCTTTCGATCTGGAGGAGAAGGTGCCTTCGCGCACCATCGAGTCGCGCCGCCGCAAACTGATGCGCCTGCAGCAGAAGCTCAGCACCAAGGCGAAGAAGGCCTGGGTCGGGCGCGAAGTCGAGGTTTTGGTAGAAGGTCCGAACGAAGAGACACCGCTGCTGTGGGACGCACGCACCATGCTGCATGCGCCTGAGATTGACGGCAAAGTACTCATCAACGACTTTGGCCCGCACGAGACCCTGGTTCCAGGAACCTTCTATCGCGCCGAGATCACTGAGTCGCATGACTACGATGTAGTCGCCCGCATCATCGAGTAG
- a CDS encoding gluconolaconase: MAAAFRFGSNVEAPHLDSVTPLAALPNGEFQVQGKALGVYEGHLPTVTIGDVPARLALSRTSRLSVRVPEGSITGDLVVRSHGSTSNPLPVRVAVPMADNLHPVANPAVDAQGNVYATLSGPRNQKTPVSIFRIDRDFQVRPFVRDLMNPTGLAFDAEGYLYASSRAEGIVYRISPTGAMAVYAEGMGVATGIAFDNDGNLFVGDRSGTIFKIDRERQIFVYATLEPSVAAYHLTVSTNGTLFVTAPTTSSRDHVYTINRNGEVDTFYTGLGRPQGSAFDTDSNFYVAASLNGQRGIVRITPRREASLIVSGNSIVGFCFLEDGCAAIATNNALYHVELGIEGQLLPSINS; encoded by the coding sequence ATGGCAGCAGCCTTTCGTTTTGGGTCAAATGTCGAGGCGCCTCACCTCGACTCCGTAACACCACTGGCAGCCCTGCCGAACGGCGAGTTCCAGGTACAGGGCAAAGCTCTGGGTGTGTATGAAGGGCATCTGCCGACTGTCACTATCGGCGACGTGCCTGCAAGGCTCGCTCTCTCGCGGACTTCACGCCTGTCGGTGCGAGTCCCTGAAGGTTCTATCACCGGAGACCTGGTCGTCCGCTCTCACGGCTCAACCAGCAATCCCCTTCCCGTGAGGGTCGCGGTCCCCATGGCGGACAACCTGCATCCTGTCGCCAATCCGGCGGTCGACGCACAAGGCAATGTCTATGCCACGCTCTCCGGACCACGCAATCAGAAGACACCTGTCTCGATCTTCCGTATCGATCGCGACTTCCAGGTGCGCCCCTTTGTGCGAGACCTGATGAACCCCACCGGGCTTGCCTTCGACGCCGAAGGCTATCTCTACGCAAGCTCTCGTGCGGAAGGCATCGTCTACCGTATCTCTCCCACCGGAGCGATGGCTGTCTACGCCGAAGGCATGGGGGTCGCCACCGGGATCGCCTTCGATAACGACGGCAATCTCTTTGTGGGTGACCGCAGCGGAACCATCTTCAAAATCGACCGCGAGCGCCAGATCTTTGTCTACGCCACGCTTGAACCCAGTGTCGCCGCCTATCACCTTACCGTCTCAACAAACGGCACGCTCTTCGTAACGGCGCCGACCACCTCCAGCCGCGACCATGTGTACACCATCAATCGCAATGGAGAGGTGGACACCTTCTACACCGGCCTGGGACGGCCCCAGGGCTCTGCCTTTGATACTGACAGCAACTTCTATGTCGCCGCATCATTGAACGGACAGCGCGGCATTGTGCGCATCACACCCAGGCGAGAGGCATCGCTGATTGTCTCCGGTAACTCGATTGTTGGGTTCTGTTTCCTGGAAGACGGCTGCGCCGCCATCGCTACCAATAACGCCCTCTATCACGTCGAACTCGGTATCGAAGGGCAGCTTCTTCCATCTATAAATTCATGA
- a CDS encoding phosphatidylglycerophosphatase A family protein — MTISTPTNPRKTAWAWVVGTFFGSGLLKPGPGTYGSVLAVLIWRLLAFFLDLTRPQLALLTLVLAILATVIGIPAATRVARESGSKDPQMVVIDEAAGQWVALLFAAPIWKHYVLALVLFRLFDILKPPPVRQLEHLPEGTGIMADDLMAGVYAVICFVLIAHFAFPNF, encoded by the coding sequence ATGACGATTAGCACTCCAACCAATCCGCGCAAAACCGCCTGGGCATGGGTCGTCGGTACATTTTTCGGCTCCGGTCTGCTTAAGCCGGGCCCGGGAACCTATGGATCGGTACTGGCGGTGCTGATCTGGCGCCTGCTGGCCTTCTTTCTTGACCTTACCCGGCCGCAGTTAGCGCTTCTGACACTCGTGCTCGCCATTCTGGCGACGGTCATAGGTATTCCCGCGGCAACCCGCGTGGCCCGCGAGAGCGGCAGCAAAGACCCGCAGATGGTGGTGATCGATGAAGCGGCCGGCCAGTGGGTTGCGCTGCTCTTCGCCGCTCCCATCTGGAAGCACTACGTGCTGGCGCTGGTGCTCTTCCGGCTCTTCGACATCCTCAAACCGCCGCCAGTGCGCCAGCTTGAGCACCTGCCTGAGGGCACAGGCATCATGGCCGATGACCTGATGGCGGGCGTCTACGCGGTGATTTGTTTTGTACTGATCGCGCACTTCGCCTTCCCTAATTTTTAG
- a CDS encoding DNA gyrase inhibitor YacG: MAPNKALRCPTCRTLVLEKNNDYPFCSDRCRRIDLGKWASGEYRISSPILDPEVLEGLAEHARRPQQDNDDD, encoded by the coding sequence ATGGCACCGAACAAAGCACTCCGCTGCCCGACATGCCGCACCCTGGTGCTGGAAAAGAACAACGACTACCCGTTTTGCAGTGACCGCTGCCGCCGGATCGACCTCGGCAAATGGGCCTCGGGAGAGTACCGAATCTCTTCTCCAATCCTGGATCCTGAAGTATTAGAAGGACTTGCGGAGCACGCCCGGCGTCCGCAGCAGGATAACGATGACGATTAG